In Pseudomonadota bacterium, the genomic window TTAATCGGGATGGTGATCAGTGTATAATAACGCTCAAGCCTGCCGGATATATCCGGCAAATACCTTTGCTGCTTGCTATTGCGATTTCCATACTTGGCCTGGCCGGAGCTTTATATTTTTTCCTGGGTACAAAGTCCCCTTTTCCGGTTGTCTTAATTTTTTCAATTGCCGTGCTTGTCGGGGTTATTCTTCGTATTGTTTCCATCATGCGTAAATCGAACTATCCCGATAAGATTACCGTTGATGCCAAAGCGCTAAAGTATCAAACCTGGAGCAGTCGCCACGGCTGGAACACACTCAGCATTGACATAACAGACATCAGGAATATCGCATTAAGGTCGGACCCGCCATATCCAAGGTCCTGGAAGAAAGTGGTGGTAGAAGCAAAAGATGGCAGTGTTAAGTTCGGTGAAGGACTGCCGGTTAAGTCATGCCAATACTTGAGAGACCTGTTGTTGTTTTATATCGGATCGAGTGTTATTGAAAAAACAATTTGCATTTCAATTATAATGGGCTATATTATGGTCAATATACAGATCATAATATAGGAGTCTGAAATGAAACAAATAAATGTTGCAAATGATATTGTGCCTGTTGCTGAATTCAAAGTGCAGGTTTCAAAATATCTCAAAAACATCAAAACTACAGGCCGGCCAATGGTTATAACGCAAAATGGCAAACCTGCAGGCGTACTTCTTACCCCTGACGATTTTGAAGAACTCATTTATCAAAAATCTTTGATGGAATCGATAAGCCGAGGGATTTCCGATTTAGAGAAAGGTAATATATTCACAACCGAACAACTCAGGGCTGAACTTGAAAAAAGAAGAATATAAAAAATGCAAATTGTATGGACACAAGAAGCATTAGAAAAATTGGCGGAAATCGAAGAATATATTTCTAAAGACAGTCCAAAAAGAGCGATCAATTTTATAAACTACCTGATAGAGCAGGCAGAAACATTAATAAATCATCCGGAAATTGGTAGGGTAGTACCGGAAATCGGAAATGAA contains:
- a CDS encoding type II toxin-antitoxin system Phd/YefM family antitoxin, translating into MKQINVANDIVPVAEFKVQVSKYLKNIKTTGRPMVITQNGKPAGVLLTPDDFEELIYQKSLMESISRGISDLEKGNIFTTEQLRAELEKRRI
- a CDS encoding type II toxin-antitoxin system RelE/ParE family toxin, whose amino-acid sequence is MQIVWTQEALEKLAEIEEYISKDSPKRAINFINYLIEQAETLINHPEIGRVVPEIGNENIRELIAKRYRIIYRLSGKRVEILTVFEGHRLLHIEELGIN